One genomic window of Arachis hypogaea cultivar Tifrunner chromosome 8, arahy.Tifrunner.gnm2.J5K5, whole genome shotgun sequence includes the following:
- the LOC112706926 gene encoding NAC domain-containing protein 90, with protein sequence MEDPPTGFRFYPTEEELVAFYLNTQLQLQGHTTHINRVIPVVDINGVEPWTLPSLAGELCREEKEQWFFFVPRQEREARGGRINRTTASGYWKATGSPGYVYSSDNQVIGVKKTMVFYKGKAPTGRKTKWKMHEYRAIVQAPNQSPTAIPQLRHEFSLCRVYVISGSFRAFDRRPREVVVPRVLHHGSSTTSAQQHQGESSARVQANNNNNGSSSSETSLSSGGPDLPPDTGGGGSCSNWNSSEVQVQAQVQEPLWEWEQLDWL encoded by the exons ATGGAGGATCCACCAACTGGTTTTCGGTTCTATCCAACAGAAGAAGAGCTAGTTGCTTTCTACCTAAACACCCAGCTTCAACTACAAGGCCACACGACTCACATCAACAGGGTCATTCCAGTGGTTGACATCAATGGCGTTGAGCCCTGGACTCTTCCAT CACTGGCGGGAGAGCTGTGTAGGGAAGAGAAGGAACAATGGTTCTTCTTTGTGCCTCGCCAAGAGAGGGAAGCCAGAGGGGGGAGGATCAACAGAACCACTGCTTCTGGTTACTGGAAAGCCACCGGATCACCGGGGTACGTATACTCTTCCGATAACCAAGTGATCGGAGTGAAGAAAACCATGGTTTTCTACAAAGGAAAAGCTCCCACCGGTCGCAAAACTAAATGGAAGATGCATGAATACCGCGCCATCGTTCAAGCCCCTAACCAATCTCCCACGGCTATTCCTCAG TTGAGGCACGAATTCAGCTTGTGTCGCGTGTACGTGATATCCGGAAGCTTCAGAGCATTTGATCGACGGCCACGGGAGGTGGTAGTGCCAAGAGTTCTTCATCATGGTTCTTCTACAACAAGTGCTCAGCAGCATCAAGGAGAATCATCAGCAAGGGTGCaggccaataataataataatgggtcGAGCTCGTCGGAAACTTCCCTTTCATCAGGTGGTCCTGATTTGCCACCAGATACTGGAGGAGGAGGGTCATGTAGCAATTGGAATAGTAGTGAGGTTCAAGTTCAAGCTCAAGTTCAAGAACCACTATGGGAATGGGAACAACTCGATTGGCTATAA
- the LOC112706927 gene encoding capsanthin/capsorubin synthase, chromoplastic yields the protein MVTTTVTLFTPPPPTKATLPSFPLPKTHYTSSSSCSSTSRRFRVRAYSNTSKFGNFLHLKPAHQPEPLDFDLPWCHPSDRSRFDVIIIGSGPAGTRLAEQVSRYGIKVCCVDPDPLSMWPNNYGVWVDEFESIDLEDCLDKTWPMACVYINERKTKYLDRGYGRVSRKKLKQKLIEGCVSNGVKFHKGKVWQIQHQEFESTVLCDDGTELRGSLIIDASGFASTFVEYDKARNHGFQIAHGILAEVDDHPFDLDKMVLMDWRDSHMGNEPYLRANNSKFPTFLYAMPFSSNLIFLEETSLVSRPVLSYMEVKKRMVARLRHLGIRVNKILEDEKCLIPMGGPLPRIPQNVMAIGGTSGIVHPSTGYMVARTMAVAPCVATAIAECLGSTRMIRGKQLYAKIWNSMWPIESKLNRQFYSFGMETLLKLDLNGSRRFFDAFFDLKPYYWQGFLSSRLNLKELAWLSISLFGHASNRSRLDIVTKCPAPLAKMMGNIALEYIR from the coding sequence ATGGTCACGACAACTGTTACGTTGTTTACCCCACCACCACCTACCAAAGCCACACTTCCCTCATTCCCTCTCCCAAAAACTCATTACACATCAAGTTCATCATGTTCTTCAACTTCAAGAAGGTTCAGAGTCAGGGCCTACAGCAACACCAGCAAGTTTGGAAATTTCCTCCACTTGAAGCCTGCCCATCAACCTGAACCCTTGGATTTTGATCTCCCATGGTGCCATCCTTCTGATCGATCTCGTTTTGACGTGATCATCATTGGTTCTGGCCCTGCAGGCACTCGCCTAGCAGAGCAAGTTTCCCGCTATGGAATTAAGGTTTGTTGTGTTGATCCTGACCCTCTCTCCATGTGGCCTAACAACTATGGTGTGTGGGTGGATGAGTTTGAGAGTATTGATCTTGAGGATTGCTTGGATAAAACATGGCCGATGGCCTGTGTTTATATTAATGAAAGAAAGACCAAGTATTTGGACCGTGGTTATGGCCGAGTTAGTAGGAAGAAGCTTAAGCAGAAGTTGATTGAAGGGTGTGTCTCCAATGGGGTTAAATTTCACAAGGGAAAGGTATGGCAAATTCAGCATCAGGAGTTTGAGTCAACAGTTCTCTGTGATGATGGCACAGAACTGAGAGGGAGTTTAATTATTGATGCTAGTGGATTTGCAAGTACTTTTGTAGAGTATGATAAGGCGAGGAACCATGGTTTTCAGATTGCTCATGGGATTCTGGCTGAGGTAGATGATCACCCTTTTGATTTGGACAAGATGGTTTTGATGGATTGGAGGGATTCCCATATGGGGAATGAGCCTTACTTGAGAGCTAACAATTCCAAGTTTCCTACTTTCTTGTATGCAATGCCTTTCAGTTCCAATCTGATATTTCTTGAGGAAACTTCCCTTGTTAGCCGTCCGGTTTTGTCTTACATGGAGGTGAAGAAGAGGATGGTTGCAAGGCTAAGGCACTTGGGAATCAGAGTGAACAAGATATTGGAGGATGAGAAGTGTTTGATTCCAATGGGGGGACCTCTTCCTAGGATCCCTCAGAATGTGATGGCCATTGGCGGCACTTCAGGGATAGTACACCCTTCAACAGGGTACATGGTGGCTCGAACAATGGCCGTTGCACCATGTGTAGCCACAGCCATAGCAGAGTGCCTTGGCTCAACCAGAATGATCAGGGGGAAACAGCTCTATGCTAAGATTTGGAATAGCATGTGGCCAATTGAGAGCAAGCTCAACAGGCAATTCTACTCGTTTGGAATGGAGACTCTGTTGAAGCTTGACTTGAATGGATCCAGGCGTTTCTTTGATGCATTTTTTGACTTGAAACCTTACTATTGGCAAGGGTTCCTCTCTTCAAGATTGAATCTAAAGGAACTCGCTTGGTTAAGCATTTCACTCTTTGGACATGCTTCAAACCGTTCCAGGCTTGACATTGTAACCAAGTGTCCAGCACCATTGGCTAAAATGATGGGCAATATTGCCTTGGAATACATTAGATGA